The region accactggagtcttatggattactttcatgctgccttaatgtgattctctgagctacaaaggtctgatcaccattcacttgcattgtatggacctacagagctgagatattcttctaaaaatctttatttgtgttctgcagaagaaagaaagtcatacacatctgggatggcatgagagtgagtaaatgatgagataattttcatatttgcgtgaactatacctttaagtaatGGTAATGAGTTCATTTTTGAGTGTTGATTCCACTGTATTATTGAGAGATTTCTCAAAAATAGGTGGTGTTGATTTTCTAATCTGACAGAATAAATGTTCATACTCTGCGTACCTAATTAGCCCCTTTTCAAGCAAAGACAATTGAATGACTCCCACTCCATCTTGACATTTAAGGGCTTGCTTCAAATGCTTACGCATTCCCCTTGTAGCCCACTACCCTTAAGGTCATTTTGTAGAACAGAACTATCAAAGGAATACTCTGTACAAAACATATGAATGGCCTGCCATTTAGCATCAGTCTATTGGGAGTAGCTAAGGTCTGTGGAATCCGATTGCAGTTCATGTGCAGGAGACTATTGTAAGTGTACTGGTGTTTTACAATTATGAATAAGAAAATGTCTCTCTTagtcagagagggagagagacaaagagagacgaTAGAACCACAGACCTAAAAATGGGAGGCTTTGTCACCTCTGTTACCTTGACAACCTGATTCAGACTCTGACATATACGTAGACCAATATGCATTCAGTTCATCTTAAGATTTCGAATGAATGTCTAGactgtatatgtgtaaatatcttgAGGTAAAAcctatttacagttatttatatgCGTAATAGCTCAGCTACTGTTCGATGGCAGCGTTttgaatatacaaataaaattagtAGACCGCCAAAATCTTTATTAACTTCTCAATTCCATGCACATAATGCACACACCAACACAGGCATAATTAAATAGCTTTTAGAAAAGGGAAACATCATTTcttatattattacatttgttGGATGGCATTAGGTGATTCATAATTACTGCACAATTAAAAGTGTATTAGAAAGACATGCCATTTAAAAGTGCAATATCACTGTATAGGTACTGTAGAAGAAATGAAGGCCAAAAAGTCTAGAATCAGTACAAACTGTTGCTGTAAGATCGAAATAACTCCTTATTAAATAAAACTGACAGGGACATGTCTAGGGTTTATTGATATTTATAATTGGATTGGTCAGTAATCAAACATGACATTAGAGACAGTTCTCTCCTTTGAGTATTGATCTAACTGTTGTCGTATGTCCCCACAGCGTGTTGCCCGAAGTAGGACAACATGATCCTGGAAAGGTCATTACCTGGAAGGAAAGAGTATATGATCAGCTGATATTACATCATTCTCAACCAAGACCAGCTGGAACAATGCCAGACTCTACCCTGTTACCCCCACTTTCACCAATCACGGCTCTGAACTGCTCCTTGGACCCATCAAATTGCTCCCTTGCTAACCTCTCCTCATTCTCTTATGGCGACGAGTGCTATGGAAGCCATTCTTTGTTCGTCATCATGGCGATTGCCTACAGTGCTGTGGTACTATTAGGTGTTGTGGGCAACGTGGCTCTAATTCTTGTCATTGCACGGCAACGTGAGCTTCACAATGTAACAAATGTCCTAATCGCAAACCTCTCTGTTTCTGACCTGCTGATGTCCCTGGTGTGTCTGCCGTTCACCTTCATTTACACCTTCATGGATCACTGGGTGTTCGGAGCGGTCATGTGTAAACTCAACAGTCTGGTTCAGTGCTGCTCCGTCTCAGTGTCCATCTTCTCCTTGGTCCTGATCGCTGTTGAGAGACACCAGCTCATCCTCCACCCTCGAGGATGGAGACCCAGCCTGAACCACGCCTGCCTGGGCATCAGCCTCACCTGGGCCCTGGCCACTCTTACTGCCACACCCTTTCTGTTGTTCTCCAGGGTGACAGACACCCCGCTGAAGCAGCTGCCTTCAGTGTTTCAGGAGCAGTACAGGGGAAAGGAGGTGTGTGTGGAGGAGTGGCCATCCAGAGAACTCAAGCTCACCTACACTACCGCCATGCTGGTACTTCAGTACATCACTCCTCTCACTTTCATCTTCATCTGTTACCTGAAGGTAAgatcagagacagagagaggagtgagtgtgcatgtgtttgaTTGTGTGggttgtttctttctttctttctttctttctttcttttttggtggctaaaggattagttcacccagaaataaaaaaatctgtcataatttactcaccctcatgccgttccaaacccgtataactttCTTGCTTATgcagaaaatgagagaatttttaatgaATGTCTCTGCCCTTCTTTTCAATACAGCAGAATTGgttagtgcctcactttaaatgGTCATGAAACACTAACACTTTTGTCTAGATGACAACAGATTTGAATATATTTCgtatgatggaaaaaaaaaatgatagcaAGCATTAATTTTAAGGGGAAAGTTGTTAATTTATTCTTCTTGGTttgaaatcaatgatgaaaaaaTGTCACGTGACTgtgacatatacagtacattttagatGTACTCTAGATTTGAGCACATCATTGGTTTCTCTTAATATTATTAAGGCAGATGCTTTTGCACcgtggtgcaaataatggtatatgctttttacaccccagtgcaaatactagcagatattattttcattgGTAGATACTAATTACACTCTGGTGCACATAgtgtcagatgctatttgcacccaaatttaaatttgtataatGCATGGGCAtctctgcagtgtgtttattgtgtttatttagagtcccacagacacagtACAGCAACCCCTGCTCCTAAACCTACCCTTAACCTTACCTCAGAAAAAATAACTTTGGTTttcatggtttcaccatggtattttgttgtaaatttacagtaaccacaaaattaaccatggttactacagtatacagtattaccACCAGATTACTGTAGTATCTCCATTAATTGCAATTTGCATTAaatctatggtttctgccaaaaaaacatggtaactacaacattactatatattgcaatctacacacaagcaacGCCGAGCTGcaggaacgagtgcgatcgacagaccccgcctccggatcaaacacttctctgcactccctgacattcaacatttatattcatctaTTATtttatctattatatatatacttaagtagtatttaaaggaaatattaagagtggaaacagaaaatcagatgggaaaaaaagtgggacaaaaattGGATTTGAACCGGGGGCGCTATCACAACAGTACACAATCACAATCCATCTTTACagcccacgccactgcagcaacacctATTGTCTAGTCTGTCGTATATTTTTCTAGTTCCATCAGATTATTGgtgtgcaaatagctgcactgtgtggcagatgctatttacaccggggttaaataattaattaaatgggGGATCTTTTTCATACAGTCAGAGGCGTTGATTGCGAATATGAAATTGCAGGTTTTCCGCTTTAAAGCTGACAGAGTGCTCTACAACAGTAGCCGACATATTTGAAATGTTGTGAGCAACAAGCAGTTTTAACAGGAGATTTTATCGATTTATACAGAGGTAGACTGGGGCTCGTTTGAAACAGACGTGATCTGAAATGCAAAAGCACATTCACGTATATTTTGAATAGTGCAATGCAAATAACTTATCCTTTATACGTGTATTTACCagaaattactgatataaaatgaCCTGCGTGCGTTTTTGGATTTTATTGTGAGCTTACAAAAAAGTTTATaatatatttgtgcattttgatgtgtgcatttgtgggaaACTTTGATTCTGTTAATCAAAGCAAAATTAAGCTCCCTGGATAACAAGGCAGTTGGAGTGTTCTCTCCCCTTTTGCCCTCACTCTGCTACTTACCACACCAACTTTTTCCCCCTGCATTTTTCAAAACTCTGCTGAGAACtgaaaagttcatccaaaaattaaaattctgtaattatttactgacTCTAATGccactccaaacctgtatgactttcttccgagGAACACAGAAGTTGAAACTTCAAagggtttatttgccatttttttaGCGAATAGTCACTCTAGTCTGTCAAGATTGAAAAAGggcaaaaaataacattaaaccaCAGTAAAATAACCAATATGTCTcatgctctatattccaagtcctctgcaGCGATACGATCATTTTATGCGATGGACAGAACGGACTCACTCCGTtactcactctcaaatcaaatcatattaaTAAAGTGTTGAAATTAAATATGGTGGCTATGTtggtaacatcaaacctcattggttttcATCACATATTGTGACTAAACATCTTTTGTGAGAAAGTCATACGTATTTAAAATTatatgaaggtaagtaaattatgacagaattaaactttttgggtgaactatccctttaaacacactTCACAGTTGTTTACGTacaagagtatagagctatataATTAATGTGTGTAGCATAGCCCAGATAATTAGGTTTTAGAAGAatgtgatgagaaatgtttgagttgaATTGATTGTAGACTTTGTTATCTTGGTAAATCTcagcacagtttgtgacattgtttaGATCTGTTTTGAAAATCTCTATTGCATTTCTACCAGAAATAATTAACGTGAGGATAGTGATAGAATAGTTtcatttggcgtaagccccatccttCTCACTTGAACCATCAGATCCCACCGGAAGATGATGCTGGTAGAGGAGAGGAACTTACCCTCTCAGCAggatgggacctaaactggtgacGATGGGGTGGTGGGGGGTGAAAAGAAACGTGGTGTAATGAGTGATGAATAACAGCTGTGCAGATCATACAAAGCAAAGGTTGCTATAATTGGATGAGAAGCCCGAATTTAATAAATGACGTAATGCTACTACAAGTCTTCTTTCCCGAAACTACCACTACACTTCCACTTCTTGAGGGAAacaccagtgcttgcaaggcagcagaAGAATAGTGTGAAAATGTTTAGGTTAGCATACGTAGTTTTTAAGCTTTGCTTCTGGGTAAATGAACTGCTGCATCAAAACCTGTAGATTCAAGACAAAAAGACCAATCATAATTCAGTTTACAAatattgcaacctggtctcatagtgaaaacgtgactttatatacatttttgcaaaacttgttatatgtgtATCCAGGTACagttcctgcagtttccaggtgaaatgaacactagaggcactacaagaACTGTgtgtttaattcactttcactcaaatcatgactttaatggctgattatgtctttataaatacttatttttctctctaatactcagaacctgctattttatgatatcaacacacttttcctcaaacacatcttttcaaaaacaattcattttaatgcttttattacagacttacctacagtacatatatacacttattcctaTTCTGATAGCTTGCGCAGTAGCTCACCGGACCGCGGTTCAAGTCCAgtcatgaactcaagctgacacatgaCATGACAGAGTCATAAAAGTGGtacgaaatgatgtggttgcttcagaaactttgttttttcatttcacttctgcattttaaacactaatggttaggatCAGGGATTGATAATGTCTTTTTTAACTTCTcagatatacattttaaaacactattggttaggttgcctttttttctctctctctccaaatttttttttcctccaaaatgttttattattattattaataataatttttatttatttttatgagagaaaaaaatatttttgaattatttatttatttatttattttggaaagaAAGAATTATTTATGTTGTGAGAGACATCAAAAAAttttgagagaaaaaataaatttgagaaaaaaaattgtagagagaaaaaaaaaaatttcgatagaaaaaaaaattgtaggacATAGACTCAGAAAGGCacaaagacacctaaaaaaaaattggtgacattttttttttcacagtgcggttcagggcttccgtacaaACATGATATACAGCacgtaaattttgaattgcaaaaatgttgccatgctcatgtaaatttcatgggACCAGGCTGAAATATTATAATGATACAAATGTTTCTGTTggttacattatgaaaatatttgtcTAAAATTCTATCAGTGTTCCAAAGTCAGAGGCAGATTTTCAAACTTATTTAAAATTCTTCAAGtataaaatttacaaaaaaattactttagaaATCCAACTGAAGTTAATAAGATTTCCCATGAAACTGAATAATGTCATATTATTAGTCACAAATAAGACTTGAATCATTTTAGAGGGTGCTACAGGAACACTCATTTCTCTGTGTCAGTTTAAATACATTCTGTGGGTGGTTCAAGAGTCTACTCTCTTCCATATTCAGATGTCAGTCTTATGAGCTTATCCCCTCCAAAACATCCCAACTAGTGTATGAGAGCCTTGTGTACTTCTCCTATGAATGACAAT is a window of Myxocyprinus asiaticus isolate MX2 ecotype Aquarium Trade chromosome 8, UBuf_Myxa_2, whole genome shotgun sequence DNA encoding:
- the LOC127444498 gene encoding neuropeptide Y receptor type 1-like, producing the protein MPDSTLLPPLSPITALNCSLDPSNCSLANLSSFSYGDECYGSHSLFVIMAIAYSAVVLLGVVGNVALILVIARQRELHNVTNVLIANLSVSDLLMSLVCLPFTFIYTFMDHWVFGAVMCKLNSLVQCCSVSVSIFSLVLIAVERHQLILHPRGWRPSLNHACLGISLTWALATLTATPFLLFSRVTDTPLKQLPSVFQEQYRGKEVCVEEWPSRELKLTYTTAMLVLQYITPLTFIFICYLKIYTRLQRRNNMMDRMRENKYRSSETKRINIMLFSIVVAFAVCWLPLNVFNAVIDWNHEVAMNCTHNLLFSLCHLTAMCSVCINPVFYGFLNRNFQRDLGAFRLCKIISARENEYDMVAMSTMHTDVSKMSLKISSLDL